CTCCGGCCGGTAGCCGTACCCGGCGAGGACCGCCATGCCCGGCACGTTCTGCGAGGCCATCGTCACCAGGTAGAGCGGGAACGCGATGCTGATGAGGGCGGCCGGGCTCCACTGCGGCATCGTGGGGGTGACGGCCGGCAGCAGTCCGACACCCTCCAGATCGGCCCCGCCGTCGATCCCGATCGCCACGGCCGCCGCGGCCAGCGCCCCGGGCACCGCCCACGGCCGGGCGAACCGACTGAGCAGCGCCCACACGAGGACCACCGGGATCGCCATCATCGGCACCTCCGCCACGGCCCGCGCGGGCGCGACGCACAACTCCAGCAGCACGCCGGCGAGCATGGCGGCGGCCAACGGCTGCGGGATCGTCGCGATCCACCGTCCCAACGGCGTGAACAGGCCGGTCACCGCGATCAGCAGTCCGCACACGAGGAACGCCCCGACCGCCGCCGCGAACCCGCCCTCGACCGCGCCGGTGGACACCAGCAGCGCCGCGCCGGGGGTGGACCAGGCGATGGAGATCGGCATCCGTCGTCGCAGCCCGAACCAGATCGCCGCCGCACCGCCCGCCGCGCACAGCGCCAGCAGCCCCGAGGCCGCCTGCCCCGGATCCGCCCCGACCGACCGCAGGCCCGCCAGCACGACCGCGAACGAACTGGCGAACGCGACCAGCCCGGTCACGATCCCGGCCAGCAGAGGTTGTGTCACCCGCCCCATGGCCCGCCTCCCGCCCGTTCCATAGACGGAACGGTCCGTCTGCGGAACGATAGCCGCATGCGAACCAGCGGGACAAACCGGGCAGCGCTCGAGGTGGACGCCGACGAACTCGCCGCCGTCGGGCGACGACTCCGCACCCTCCGCGAGGCCCGCGGACTGTCCCTCTCCGAACTGGCCCGTCGAGCCGGCATCGGCAAGGCCACCCTCTCGGGCCTGGAGGCCGGCACCCGCAACGCGACCCTGGAAACCCTCTGGTCGGTCACCGCCCAACTCGACGTCCCCCTGGCCACCCTCCTCGCATCCCCCTCCCCCCGGACCACCCCCACCCCCGCCGAGGTCGGGGCTCGGGCGTTCCCCCTTGTGCGGGGGGAGGCCGTCGAGGCGGTGTTGCTGGAGGTCTTCGAGGACGCGGGGGTGACCTACGAGCTGTATCGGATCCGGCTTCCGGCGAGGTCGTCGCAGGTTTCGCCCGGGCATCCGGTCGGCGTCACGGAGCACCTCACCGTGTTCTCCGGCGGCCTGCGGGCGGGGCCGGTGGCGTCACCGCTGGTGGCGGGCCCGGGAGAGCACATCTCGTGGCGGTCGGACGTTCCCCACGGGTACGAGGTCGTCGGTGACGAGGACGTTCACGCGAGTCTGCTGATGCGCTATCCGCGGCGCTGATCCGGCTCGCCGGCGTTCAGCAGGCCCGTGACGGTCTCGTGGGTCCAGCCGTCGCGGGCCCCGGGGCATGCGGCGAGGTAGGAGGCGGTACGCGCGGTCGTCCAGCCGTGCGATTCGCGCAGGCCCCGGCCCAGCATCGTCAGGTAGGGCGCGGACGGGGCGTTCAGTTCGGCCTCGCCGGCGCCGTGCGGGGCGGTGAAGGTCAGCATGGGGTGTCCGTCGGCCTCCCCCACCTTGAGGACGGTCTCGTACCGGCCGGGGCCGAGCCGCTGGCGTCCGCTCTCGGTCGCCTCCGACAGGTCGAGGTCGACGCCCACCTCCCGTCGCATCTCCTGGGCGACGACGTCGGCGAACTGGCCCAAGGTGAGCAGGTAGGCGCGGGCGGCGGTGCGGGAGGGCAGCGCGGGGTCGTAGAACGCCATGCCCCCGCCCCAGGTGAGCGAGGTCAGCGCGAAGTAGATGCCGCCGGGCAGCGTCATCGGTCGCTCCGCACGGGCGGGTGAGGTGTCGCGGCAGCCGGTGTAGTGGCGCGCACCGCCGGTGGGCCGCCCACCGGAGAGGTAGCAGCGGAACCGCTCGCTCGCCAGGTTCGACCCGTACGCCACGTACCAGACCCTGCCGCTCACCCTTCCAGTATGTCCTCCGCCGGCAGGGACCCGCCCCGGCCGTATTCGGCCAAGAACGCCGCCTCGCCCAGCGCGGCGCGGGCCCGGTCGGCGGCGCGGTCGACGTCCGGCCGCTCCCCCGGGGCCGCCGGTGCGCCCGCCGTCTCCCTGGCGGCGGCCGCGGCGCCCAGCAGCCGGGCCGCGCGGACGGGGTCGCCCGCGAGGGCGTGCGCTCCGGCGAGCCCTTCGAGGGACAGCGCGACGGCCCGCGCGTCGCCGAGCGCCACGGCCGCCGCGTGCCCTTCGGCGTGCCTGCGCAGGGCCGTCGGGGCGTCGCCGCGCAACTCGGCGACGAACCCCAGCTCGGCCCAGATCAGCGCCGCCGTGCCGGGTTCGTAGCCGAGGCGGCGATGCCAGTCGAGGACGCCGCACAGCAGGGTCTCCGCGGCGTCGAGATCGCCCCGGCGGCGGGCGGCGCGGCCGAGGCCGACCTCGGCCAGGTTGACGACGAGCCGGACCGACTGCGCCGCCGCCATCCGCCCGGCCCGGGCGAACAGCTCCTCCGCACGCCCGTGGTCGCCGCTCAGCAGGGCGTTCTCGGCCAGCCCGCACAGCAGGAACGGCACGTCGCAGGACAGCTCCAGGTCCTCGGCGATGTCCATGGCCTCTCGGCGGATCCGCTCGCCGCGCGGGAGGTCGCCGGCGATCTCGGCGACGGACGCGAGGTTGTCCAGCGACTGCAGCCGGCCCCAGCGGTCGCCCAGCTCGCCGAACAGCCGCATGCCGCGCTCGGCGGCGTGGCCCGCGGCCCGCAGGTCGCCGCGCGCCATGGCGTTCCAGGCCCGGACGGACAGGGCCGCGGCCGTGCCCCACCGCTCGCCCAGGGCCTCGAACCCCTCCAGGGCCCGGCCGGCCAGCGCGTCGCTGGCGGCGGCGTCGCCGAACCCGGACAGCCCGGCCCCCAGCGCCCACTGCGCCCACGCCAGGTCCCGCGGATCGTCGAACGCCTCGACGTGGCGCAGGGTGTCGCGGGTCAGGGCATGGGGGTCGGCCCCGTCGCGCAGGACCAGCGCGGTCGCCGCCCGCCAGACCACGGCGCGGGCCCGGGCGGCGGCGGGCACCGGCGCGTCCAGGTCGAGCACCGCGTCCAGCGAACGCCGCGCCTCACCGAACCGGCCTCGCAGGTACCAGTACCAGGACAGCCCGTTGACCAGTCGGAGCGCCGTCCCGGCGGCCTCCTCCCGCAGGGCGGTGCGCAGGGCGGCCCGCAGGTTGCCGGACTCGGCGTCCAGGACGCCGAGCCACCGGCGTTGGTCCGCGCCCCGCAGATGCGGGTCGGCCTCCTCGGCGAGGTCCGCGTAGTGGCGGGAGTGCCGCTCGTGAACGGCGTCGGACTCGCCCGCCTCGCGGAGCCGTTCCAGGCAGTAGGCGGACACCGTCTCCAGGAGCCGGTAGCGGGGGCCTTCGGGGCCCTCGGTCATGACCAGCAGCGACCGGTCCACCAGGCGCGACAGCAGGCCCAGGACGTCGCCGGGCGCGACACGGTCGCCCGCGCAGGTCCGCTCGGCGGCCTCCAGGGTGCAGCCCCCGGAGTGCACGGCCAGCCGGCGCAGGACGGCGCGCTCGGGGTCGCCGAGCAGGTCCCAGCTCCAGTCGATCATGGCGCGGAGGGTGCGCTGTCGGGTGGGGACACCGCGCCGGCCCTCCGCCAGCAGCGGGAACCGGTCGTCGAGCCGGGCCGCCACCTCGCGCACCCCCACCGCGCGGACCCGTCCGGCCGCCAGTTCCAGGGCCAGCGGGATGCCGTCCAGCCGCCGGCAGATCGCCGCGACCGCGGCGGCGTTGTCCCCGTCGAGCCGAAAACCGGGGGACGCGGCGGCGGCCCGCTGCACGAACAGCCGCACGGCGCTGAACGTCCCGAGCGTGTCGGGGTCGTCCGCGCCCTCGGGCCCGGGCGGATCCAGCGGCGGCACCAGGTGCACCCGCTCGCCGGGCACCGCGAGGGGCTCCTGGCCGGTCGCCAGGATCCGCAGTCGGGGGGCGGCGCGCAGCAGGGCCTCGGCGAGCGCGGCGGTGGGCTCGACCACGTGCTCGCAGTTGTCGAGCAGCAGCAGGACGTCGAGGTCGTGCAGCGCCTGCGCCAGCCGGTCCGCCGAGAGGCCGCCGTTGCCGTCCGGCGGGGACGGGACCGGGTGATCGCGCAGGCCCAGCGCCGCCGCCACCAGGTCGCCCACCTCGGCGACCCCTGCGGAGGGCCCCAGGGTGGCCAGCTCGACCAGGAACACGCCGTCCGGGAACGCGGCGCGCATCCGGCCGGCGGTCTCCAGGGCGAGCCTGGTCTTGCCCACCCCGCCGGGACCGGTGAGGGTGACCAGGCGGCCGGTCTCCAGTGCGGCGGCGACCTCGCACACCGACGCGCCCCGGCCGACCAGGTCGGTCAGCGGCGCGGGCAGCGGCCGGGCCGTGACCGGCGCGCGGGACGGCGGAGGGCCCGGGTCGAGGTCGGGGTCGCGCCGCAGCATCCGCTGGTGCAGCTCGGTCAGCTCCGGGCCCGGATCCAGGCCCAGCTCCCCCGCCAGGCGCTCGCGCAGCTCGCGGTAGCTGTCGAGGGCCTCACCGGGACGCCCGGCGCGGTACAGGGCCCGCATGTGCGCGGCGCGGAGCCGTTCCCGCAGGGGATGGCGCGCCACGAGATCGGCCAGCTCGGCCACCAGCGCGGCGTGCTCGCCGAGGGCGAGCCGGGCGTTCAGGCGTTCCTCCAGGGCGGCGAGCCGGCGCTCCTCCAGGCGGACGACCGCCGGCCGGGCGAACCCGGAGTCGGCGAACTCGGCGAACGCGGGGCCGCGCCACAGGGCCAGCGCGTCGCCCAGCACGCTCGCCCTGGTGCGGGGGTCGTCGGCGGTCCGGGCGAGCGCGGCCAACTCCTGGAAGCGGCCCGCGTCCACGGCGTCGGCGGGGACGTCCAGCGCGTAGCCCGGGGCCTGCGCGACCACGAGCTTGCGGGCGCCGGGCTCGGCGTCCTCCAGGG
The DNA window shown above is from Thermomonospora umbrina and carries:
- a CDS encoding benzoate/H(+) symporter BenE family transporter, coding for MGRVTQPLLAGIVTGLVAFASSFAVVLAGLRSVGADPGQAASGLLALCAAGGAAAIWFGLRRRMPISIAWSTPGAALLVSTGAVEGGFAAAVGAFLVCGLLIAVTGLFTPLGRWIATIPQPLAAAMLAGVLLELCVAPARAVAEVPMMAIPVVLVWALLSRFARPWAVPGALAAAAVAIGIDGGADLEGVGLLPAVTPTMPQWSPAALISIAFPLYLVTMASQNVPGMAVLAGYGYRPELRGLLVGTGAGTAVAAPFGGHAINLAAITAALAAGPDAHPDPERRWIASVTAGSTMIVLGLGSGLATALVLASPPVLIEAVAGLALLGALASAVGAAVADPDRREAAVVTFAVTASGVTIAGVGAAFWGLLAGASLLLLHHRRAAPAVEEAPTAPAPTP
- a CDS encoding XRE family transcriptional regulator, which encodes MRTSGTNRAALEVDADELAAVGRRLRTLREARGLSLSELARRAGIGKATLSGLEAGTRNATLETLWSVTAQLDVPLATLLASPSPRTTPTPAEVGARAFPLVRGEAVEAVLLEVFEDAGVTYELYRIRLPARSSQVSPGHPVGVTEHLTVFSGGLRAGPVASPLVAGPGEHISWRSDVPHGYEVVGDEDVHASLLMRYPRR
- a CDS encoding histone deacetylase gives rise to the protein MSGRVWYVAYGSNLASERFRCYLSGGRPTGGARHYTGCRDTSPARAERPMTLPGGIYFALTSLTWGGGMAFYDPALPSRTAARAYLLTLGQFADVVAQEMRREVGVDLDLSEATESGRQRLGPGRYETVLKVGEADGHPMLTFTAPHGAGEAELNAPSAPYLTMLGRGLRESHGWTTARTASYLAACPGARDGWTHETVTGLLNAGEPDQRRG
- a CDS encoding BTAD domain-containing putative transcriptional regulator, with the translated sequence MRFGVLGPLRVWTADDQPVTVPELKVRALLAALLAQEGRPVSADRLIEDLWGDRLPADPAGVLRTKVSQLRRALEDAEPGARKLVVAQAPGYALDVPADAVDAGRFQELAALARTADDPRTRASVLGDALALWRGPAFAEFADSGFARPAVVRLEERRLAALEERLNARLALGEHAALVAELADLVARHPLRERLRAAHMRALYRAGRPGEALDSYRELRERLAGELGLDPGPELTELHQRMLRRDPDLDPGPPPSRAPVTARPLPAPLTDLVGRGASVCEVAAALETGRLVTLTGPGGVGKTRLALETAGRMRAAFPDGVFLVELATLGPSAGVAEVGDLVAAALGLRDHPVPSPPDGNGGLSADRLAQALHDLDVLLLLDNCEHVVEPTAALAEALLRAAPRLRILATGQEPLAVPGERVHLVPPLDPPGPEGADDPDTLGTFSAVRLFVQRAAAASPGFRLDGDNAAAVAAICRRLDGIPLALELAAGRVRAVGVREVAARLDDRFPLLAEGRRGVPTRQRTLRAMIDWSWDLLGDPERAVLRRLAVHSGGCTLEAAERTCAGDRVAPGDVLGLLSRLVDRSLLVMTEGPEGPRYRLLETVSAYCLERLREAGESDAVHERHSRHYADLAEEADPHLRGADQRRWLGVLDAESGNLRAALRTALREEAAGTALRLVNGLSWYWYLRGRFGEARRSLDAVLDLDAPVPAAARARAVVWRAATALVLRDGADPHALTRDTLRHVEAFDDPRDLAWAQWALGAGLSGFGDAAASDALAGRALEGFEALGERWGTAAALSVRAWNAMARGDLRAAGHAAERGMRLFGELGDRWGRLQSLDNLASVAEIAGDLPRGERIRREAMDIAEDLELSCDVPFLLCGLAENALLSGDHGRAEELFARAGRMAAAQSVRLVVNLAEVGLGRAARRRGDLDAAETLLCGVLDWHRRLGYEPGTAALIWAELGFVAELRGDAPTALRRHAEGHAAAVALGDARAVALSLEGLAGAHALAGDPVRAARLLGAAAAARETAGAPAAPGERPDVDRAADRARAALGEAAFLAEYGRGGSLPAEDILEG